A region from the Sphingomonas brevis genome encodes:
- the aguB gene encoding N-carbamoylputrescine amidase: MTKITVAALQLAFGEDTVANIRNVAELVREAHSKGAEVVLPPELFEGPYFCRVEDETLFADARATAEHPSVLAMQELARELKLWIPTSFFEADGPHHYNSLAMIGPDGKVAGIYRKSHIPDGPGYEEKFYFRPGNTGFKVWNGPHHSTIGVGVCWDQWYPETARSMMLMGAEILFYPTAIGTEPHDPDLDTSRLWRRAMVGHAVSNVVPVVAANRIGTEHGQRFYGHSFICDERGDMLAEFGADETGVLVATLDLAAAKKHRAAFGFFRDRRPELYGRLTQDV, encoded by the coding sequence ATGACCAAGATCACCGTCGCCGCGCTTCAACTCGCCTTTGGCGAGGACACGGTCGCCAACATTAGGAATGTCGCCGAGCTGGTGCGTGAAGCCCATTCGAAAGGCGCCGAGGTGGTCTTGCCGCCGGAGCTGTTCGAAGGCCCCTATTTCTGCCGCGTCGAGGATGAAACGCTGTTCGCCGATGCACGGGCGACTGCGGAGCACCCTTCGGTGCTGGCAATGCAGGAATTGGCGCGGGAGCTGAAGCTGTGGATCCCGACCAGCTTCTTCGAAGCCGACGGGCCGCATCATTATAATTCGCTGGCGATGATCGGCCCGGACGGCAAGGTTGCCGGAATTTATCGAAAGAGCCACATCCCGGATGGCCCGGGCTATGAGGAAAAATTCTATTTCCGCCCAGGTAATACCGGCTTCAAGGTGTGGAACGGACCGCATCATTCAACGATCGGCGTCGGTGTCTGCTGGGACCAATGGTATCCGGAGACGGCGCGATCGATGATGTTGATGGGCGCGGAAATCCTTTTCTACCCGACCGCGATCGGCACCGAACCGCACGACCCCGACCTCGACACTTCCAGGCTATGGCGCCGGGCGATGGTCGGCCATGCGGTTAGCAACGTTGTGCCGGTGGTTGCGGCCAACCGCATCGGCACCGAGCATGGCCAGCGCTTCTATGGCCACAGTTTCATTTGCGACGAGCGCGGCGACATGCTGGCTGAATTTGGTGCCGACGAAACCGGTGTGCTGGTGGCGACCCTCGATCTGGCCGCCGCCAAAAAGCATCGCGCCGCATTCGGGTTTTTCCGAGACCGCAGGCCCGAACTTTACGGGCGTCTAACCCAGGACGTCTAA
- a CDS encoding agmatine deiminase family protein yields MTQPPLPEWAPHAAVWIGFPSAADLWENDLAPAQAEVAAFAAAVHADGRGEQVWLVAADEAAASEARRLAPFAKVIVEPFGDIWLRDTAAIVLGSGADRRAVDFDFNGWGGKYDLHGDDTIGQRLAAEASMPCTRCDWILEGGAIDGDGSGTFLTTEQCLLNPNRNPDLDRDGIEERLKRDLGGSRIVWLGDGLVNDHTDGHVDNLARFVGPNRVAVPEATLDDPNAAAFADAAEALLDADFEVVAIPSPGLVELDGEIIPASYMNFYIGNAAVVVPLYGAANDQAAVDAIQALFPGRVAIGLRADHILTGGGSFHCISQQVPE; encoded by the coding sequence ATGACCCAGCCTCCCCTTCCCGAATGGGCGCCTCATGCCGCGGTGTGGATCGGATTCCCCAGCGCCGCCGACCTGTGGGAAAATGACCTTGCGCCGGCCCAGGCCGAAGTCGCCGCCTTCGCAGCCGCGGTCCATGCCGACGGCAGGGGAGAACAGGTGTGGCTGGTCGCGGCCGACGAAGCCGCAGCCTCCGAAGCCCGCCGCCTGGCCCCATTCGCCAAGGTGATTGTCGAGCCGTTCGGAGATATCTGGCTGCGCGATACCGCGGCGATTGTCCTCGGCTCCGGCGCCGATCGCCGCGCCGTCGATTTCGACTTCAATGGCTGGGGCGGCAAATATGACCTGCATGGCGACGATACCATCGGCCAGCGCCTCGCCGCCGAAGCGTCAATGCCCTGCACGCGGTGCGACTGGATCCTTGAGGGCGGTGCGATCGACGGCGACGGATCCGGCACCTTCCTGACCACCGAGCAATGCCTGCTCAATCCCAATCGCAATCCCGATCTGGACAGGGACGGGATTGAGGAGCGGCTGAAGCGCGACCTTGGCGGAAGCCGGATCGTCTGGCTCGGTGACGGCCTCGTCAATGACCATACCGACGGCCATGTCGATAACCTCGCCCGTTTTGTCGGACCCAACCGGGTCGCCGTGCCGGAAGCGACGCTGGACGATCCCAATGCCGCCGCCTTCGCTGATGCCGCCGAAGCACTGCTGGATGCCGACTTCGAAGTAGTCGCCATCCCTTCGCCTGGCCTGGTCGAGCTTGACGGTGAAATCATCCCGGCCAGCTACATGAACTTTTACATCGGCAATGCCGCGGTGGTCGTGCCGCTCTACGGCGCGGCAAATGACCAGGCCGCGGTCGACGCGATCCAGGCGCTGTTTCCGGGGCGCGTTGCAATCGGGCTTCGGGCCGACCACATCCTGACCGGCGGTGGCAGCTTCCACTGTATTTCCCAGCAGGTACCCGAATGA
- a CDS encoding alpha/beta hydrolase family protein, producing the protein MSFRKLIVAGLLAGVPVCATAAVKPLAEDAAAFGTREAASQVAMSPSGKKVVILVAGSGGTTAAKVFDLVTGSASTPVSSTGAGNSLRWCKFGSETVLVCNYGGIVADSAYGLIGYSRLVRVDVDGKNLQQLGQRKSFYDSGLRQVDGSIIDWLPGSGGAILMARDYVPEEGKTDTRISRKQRGLAVDRIDLKSVKSETIERPLPGINGYMTDGRGQVRLRFQVESAAGQLTGKTRLTYRPRGSSDWQPLGIYEDDNEASILPLAIEAQTDKLYFLRKLNGRQALYRMALNGSNDVELVAKNDLVDIDNVTRIGRGQKVIGYTYAEEDRHAAYFDPEFGGLTAKLGRALPNQPLIDFVDASEDGNSLLVFAGSDVLPGTYYFLDRTTKEMSPIADVRPKLVDRTLSPVKSIRYKARDGASIQAYLTIPASSSGKNLPAVVLPHGGPSARDEWGFDWLPQFLAARGYAVIQPNYRGSEGFGDQYKNVNAFKNWETAIGDVNDAVRHLVTEGIADKNRLAIVGWSYGGYAALQSAAVDPTLYKAIVAIAPVTDLALLKSESEGYTNSNLVKEFVGSGDHVRRGSPLRNASALKAPVLLVHGDLDINVGVQHSLQMESALKSSGSPVELLRYPELDHQLVDSNARVEMLTKIGELLGRTIGN; encoded by the coding sequence GTGAGTTTTAGGAAGTTGATTGTCGCCGGCCTGTTGGCCGGCGTACCAGTTTGTGCGACTGCGGCAGTGAAGCCATTGGCCGAAGATGCCGCGGCATTTGGAACGCGCGAAGCCGCATCCCAAGTCGCAATGTCACCCAGCGGGAAAAAGGTCGTCATCCTGGTTGCGGGGTCCGGAGGGACTACCGCCGCCAAGGTTTTCGACCTGGTGACGGGGAGCGCCAGCACGCCCGTTTCGTCGACAGGCGCGGGGAATTCGCTGCGCTGGTGCAAGTTCGGCAGTGAGACGGTTCTGGTCTGCAACTATGGCGGGATCGTCGCCGATTCGGCCTATGGATTGATCGGGTACAGCCGGCTGGTTCGTGTCGACGTTGATGGCAAGAACCTGCAGCAGCTCGGGCAGCGCAAGAGCTTCTATGATTCCGGCCTCCGCCAGGTTGACGGTTCGATCATCGACTGGCTCCCGGGTTCTGGCGGCGCGATCCTGATGGCGCGCGACTATGTGCCCGAAGAGGGCAAGACGGACACGCGGATTTCGCGCAAGCAACGGGGACTGGCGGTCGACCGCATCGATCTCAAATCCGTGAAATCGGAGACGATCGAGCGGCCTCTTCCGGGAATCAACGGCTACATGACCGACGGTCGCGGGCAGGTGCGGCTACGATTCCAGGTTGAGTCGGCTGCTGGCCAGCTGACGGGCAAGACGAGGCTGACTTATCGACCCAGGGGAAGCTCGGACTGGCAGCCGCTCGGCATTTATGAGGACGACAACGAAGCAAGCATCCTGCCGCTTGCGATCGAGGCTCAGACCGACAAGCTCTATTTCCTGCGCAAGCTGAATGGGCGCCAGGCGCTCTATCGGATGGCATTGAACGGCTCAAACGATGTCGAACTGGTCGCGAAGAACGACCTGGTGGATATCGACAATGTGACCAGGATCGGTCGAGGTCAGAAGGTGATCGGCTACACCTATGCCGAGGAAGATCGCCATGCGGCCTATTTCGATCCCGAATTCGGCGGTCTGACCGCCAAGCTTGGCCGAGCGTTGCCGAATCAGCCCTTGATCGATTTCGTCGACGCCAGTGAGGACGGTAATTCCCTGTTGGTCTTCGCCGGTTCGGACGTGCTGCCGGGCACTTATTATTTCCTCGATCGAACGACCAAGGAAATGAGCCCGATCGCGGACGTCAGGCCAAAGCTGGTCGATCGCACGCTAAGCCCGGTCAAATCGATCCGATACAAGGCGCGCGACGGCGCTTCCATTCAGGCCTATTTGACGATTCCCGCGAGCAGCTCCGGCAAGAATCTGCCGGCGGTTGTCCTCCCGCATGGCGGCCCCAGTGCACGTGACGAGTGGGGATTCGACTGGCTGCCGCAGTTCCTTGCCGCGCGAGGCTATGCCGTCATCCAACCGAACTACCGCGGCTCCGAAGGTTTCGGCGACCAGTACAAGAATGTAAATGCGTTCAAGAATTGGGAGACTGCGATCGGCGACGTGAACGATGCCGTGCGTCATCTGGTTACCGAAGGCATTGCCGACAAAAATCGGCTGGCGATCGTCGGCTGGTCTTATGGCGGTTATGCCGCCCTGCAATCGGCCGCGGTAGATCCGACGCTATACAAGGCGATTGTGGCGATCGCGCCGGTTACGGACCTTGCACTGCTCAAGTCGGAGTCGGAGGGCTACACCAACTCGAACCTGGTCAAGGAGTTCGTCGGATCAGGCGACCATGTCCGCCGCGGATCGCCGCTGCGTAACGCGTCCGCGCTGAAGGCGCCGGTACTACTGGTGCACGGCGATCTGGATATCAACGTCGGGGTGCAGCACAGCCTGCAAATGGAATCTGCCTTGAAATCAAGCGGGTCCCCGGTCGAATTGCTGCGCTATCCCGAGCTCGACCACCAACTGGTCGACAGCAATGCGCGAGTAGAAATGCTGACCAAGATCGGCGAGTTGCTCGGCCGTACAATCGGCAATTAG
- the rpsD gene encoding 30S ribosomal protein S4, producing the protein MSKRSSAKYKLDRRMGENVFGRPKSPVNRREYGPGQHGQRRKSKVSDFGIQLRAKQKLKGYYGDVTEKQFKQTFQQASRMKGDASQNLIGLLERRLDMIVYRAKFAPTIWAARQLVSHGHIRVDGVKCNIASRRVDVGSEITLGPKAQEMALVMEAQSLAERDVPDYVVIDGTAKATFTRVPTLDEVPYPVRMEPNLVVEFYSR; encoded by the coding sequence ATGTCGAAGCGCAGCAGCGCCAAGTATAAGCTCGACCGCCGGATGGGCGAGAACGTCTTTGGTCGCCCGAAGAGCCCGGTCAACCGCCGCGAATATGGTCCCGGCCAGCACGGCCAGCGTCGCAAGAGCAAGGTGTCGGATTTCGGCATCCAGCTTCGCGCCAAGCAGAAGCTCAAGGGCTATTACGGCGACGTCACCGAGAAGCAGTTCAAGCAGACCTTCCAGCAAGCCAGCCGGATGAAGGGCGACGCCTCGCAGAACCTGATCGGCCTGCTCGAGCGTCGACTGGATATGATCGTCTATCGCGCGAAGTTCGCGCCGACCATCTGGGCCGCGCGTCAGCTGGTCAGCCACGGCCACATCCGCGTCGATGGCGTGAAGTGCAACATCGCCTCACGCCGCGTCGACGTCGGCAGCGAAATCACGCTTGGGCCGAAAGCGCAGGAAATGGCGCTGGTGATGGAGGCGCAGAGCCTCGCCGAGCGCGACGTGCCCGATTATGTCGTCATCGACGGTACCGCCAAGGCGACCTTCACCCGCGTCCCGACGCTTGACGAAGTGCCCTATCCGGTCCGCATGGAGCCGAACCTGGTGGTCGAATTCTATTCGCGCTGA
- a CDS encoding chorismate mutase yields MTDILDPANCLTMTEVRAGVDDVDRQVVALLHRRFGYMDAAARIKPDRSAVRDEWRKADVLAKVDAAAAELGIDRLLVARLYEDLIETSIAHELDVFDQTRG; encoded by the coding sequence ATGACCGATATTCTCGATCCCGCCAACTGCCTCACCATGACCGAAGTCCGCGCCGGGGTCGACGATGTCGACAGGCAGGTGGTGGCGCTGCTGCACAGGCGTTTTGGCTACATGGACGCGGCGGCACGGATCAAGCCGGACCGGTCGGCGGTCCGCGACGAGTGGCGCAAGGCCGATGTGCTGGCCAAGGTTGACGCGGCGGCGGCGGAATTGGGTATCGATCGCCTGCTGGTAGCCCGGCTCTATGAGGATCTGATCGAGACGTCGATCGCCCATGAGCTCGACGTATTTGACCAGACGCGCGGCTAA
- a CDS encoding RNA methyltransferase — MSAPPPVIVLVRPQLGQNIGKAARAMLNFGLTELRLVAPRDGWPNPDAGPAASGADALLDSAAVFETTVEAIADCSLVFASTVRRRDLVMPVIDPEAMAREIHSTEGRTAILFGPERSGLETEDVALANAIVTVPINPEFGSLNLAQAVILLAYEWSRGTSLNQPTAKELEPPAAMTELEGLIGQLESSLDQVGYFFPPDRVEATKLTLRTILTKPRWSTREIQALRGVVRALAENRRRG, encoded by the coding sequence ATGAGCGCGCCGCCGCCGGTAATCGTCCTCGTCCGGCCCCAGCTTGGCCAGAATATCGGCAAGGCGGCACGGGCCATGCTCAACTTCGGCCTGACTGAGCTGCGCCTCGTCGCGCCTCGCGATGGCTGGCCCAATCCCGACGCCGGTCCTGCCGCCAGTGGTGCCGATGCGCTGCTGGATTCCGCTGCGGTTTTCGAAACCACTGTCGAAGCTATCGCCGACTGCAGCCTGGTCTTCGCCTCGACAGTCCGCCGCCGCGACCTGGTCATGCCGGTGATCGACCCCGAAGCGATGGCGCGGGAGATTCATTCGACCGAGGGCCGCACTGCGATTCTATTCGGTCCCGAACGGTCGGGGCTCGAGACCGAGGATGTTGCCCTCGCGAACGCCATCGTCACCGTTCCAATAAATCCGGAGTTCGGAAGCCTTAACCTCGCCCAGGCGGTCATCCTGCTAGCCTATGAATGGTCGCGCGGCACGTCCCTCAACCAGCCCACGGCCAAGGAGCTGGAACCGCCTGCCGCCATGACCGAGCTCGAAGGATTGATCGGCCAGCTCGAGAGCTCCCTGGACCAGGTCGGCTATTTCTTCCCGCCCGACCGTGTCGAGGCGACCAAGCTGACCCTGCGCACGATTTTGACCAAGCCGCGCTGGTCGACCCGTGAAATCCAGGCGCTTCGGGGCGTCGTGCGGGCGCTCGCCGAAAATCGCCGGCGCGGTTAG
- the nrdR gene encoding transcriptional regulator NrdR yields MRCPFCAHEDSQVKDSRPSEDGAAIRRRRQCEGCGARFTTFERVHLKDLIVVKKDGKREPFDRAKLERAIGHACRKREIDATKIDQLVSGVQRQMETLGDEVTSTRIGEAVMAGLKALDHVAYIRFASIYKDFSDPGDFAEIAERVEKEAIPPPGHNKLL; encoded by the coding sequence TTGCGCTGCCCATTTTGCGCCCATGAAGACAGCCAGGTAAAGGACAGCCGCCCGTCCGAAGACGGCGCGGCGATCCGGCGGCGGCGGCAATGCGAAGGCTGCGGCGCCCGCTTCACTACCTTCGAGCGGGTCCATTTGAAGGACCTTATCGTGGTCAAGAAAGACGGCAAGCGCGAGCCGTTCGATCGGGCCAAGCTGGAGCGGGCGATCGGCCATGCCTGCCGCAAGCGCGAAATCGACGCCACCAAGATCGACCAGCTGGTAAGCGGCGTTCAGCGGCAAATGGAAACGCTTGGTGATGAAGTGACGTCGACGCGAATCGGTGAGGCAGTGATGGCTGGGCTGAAAGCGCTCGACCATGTCGCCTACATAAGATTTGCGAGCATTTACAAAGACTTTAGCGATCCAGGCGACTTTGCCGAGATTGCCGAGCGGGTCGAAAAGGAAGCCATTCCACCGCCCGGCCACAACAAGCTGCTATGA
- the glyA gene encoding serine hydroxymethyltransferase: protein MATVADLTHVQPLGFFTERLADADPKVAAAIKAELEREQNQIELIASENIVSRAVLEAQGSVLTNKYAEGYPGRRYYQGCGPSDSVESLAIERAKQLFNCGFANVQPHSGAQANGAVMMALLQPGDTIMGMSLAAGGHLTHGAPPAQSGKWFNAVQYGVRPDDHLVDFEEVERLAKEHKPKLIIAGGSAYPRHLDFARFRAICDEVGAYLFVDMAHFAGLVAAGEHPTPFGHAHVVTTTTHKTLRGPRGGMVLTDDEAIAKKVNSAVFPGLQGGPLMHVIAAKAVAFGEALEPGFKTYAKAVIKNAQTLANRLKERGADLVAGGTDTHLALVDLRPLGVTGADADQSLEHAGITCNKNGVPFDPLPPVKTSGIRVGSPAGTTRGFGEDEFSDIADMVADVLDGLQKNGADNNGAVEQAVGERVRALCARFPIYES from the coding sequence ATGGCTACCGTTGCCGACCTCACTCACGTCCAGCCTTTGGGCTTTTTCACCGAGCGCCTGGCCGATGCCGATCCCAAGGTCGCCGCGGCGATCAAGGCGGAGCTGGAGCGCGAGCAAAACCAGATCGAGCTAATCGCATCCGAGAACATCGTCAGCCGCGCCGTGCTGGAGGCTCAGGGATCGGTCCTCACCAATAAATATGCCGAGGGCTATCCCGGCCGCCGCTACTATCAAGGCTGCGGGCCATCGGATTCGGTCGAAAGCCTTGCGATCGAGCGGGCCAAGCAGCTGTTCAATTGTGGCTTTGCCAACGTCCAGCCGCATAGCGGCGCGCAGGCCAACGGCGCGGTGATGATGGCGCTCTTACAGCCCGGCGACACCATCATGGGCATGAGCCTTGCGGCCGGCGGGCATCTTACTCATGGGGCGCCCCCGGCCCAGTCCGGCAAATGGTTCAATGCCGTCCAATATGGCGTCCGGCCCGACGACCATTTGGTCGATTTCGAGGAAGTGGAGCGGCTTGCCAAGGAGCATAAGCCCAAGCTGATCATCGCCGGCGGCTCAGCCTATCCGCGGCATCTGGACTTTGCCCGCTTCCGGGCGATTTGCGATGAAGTCGGCGCCTATCTGTTCGTCGACATGGCCCACTTCGCCGGGCTGGTTGCTGCGGGCGAGCATCCGACCCCGTTCGGCCATGCCCATGTCGTGACGACCACTACCCACAAGACGCTGCGCGGTCCGCGCGGCGGCATGGTGCTGACCGATGACGAGGCGATCGCCAAGAAGGTCAATTCGGCGGTTTTCCCCGGTCTGCAGGGCGGTCCACTGATGCATGTCATCGCTGCCAAGGCCGTCGCCTTCGGCGAGGCGCTGGAGCCGGGCTTCAAAACCTATGCCAAGGCGGTGATCAAAAACGCCCAGACACTCGCCAATCGCCTGAAGGAGCGCGGGGCCGACCTGGTTGCCGGCGGCACCGACACTCACCTTGCGCTCGTCGACCTTCGCCCGCTCGGGGTTACCGGCGCCGATGCCGACCAGAGCCTCGAACATGCCGGTATCACCTGCAACAAGAATGGCGTTCCGTTCGATCCGCTGCCACCAGTCAAGACCAGCGGCATCCGCGTCGGTTCGCCTGCCGGCACTACCCGCGGCTTTGGTGAGGACGAGTTCAGCGACATTGCCGATATGGTCGCCGACGTTCTCGACGGCCTTCAGAAAAATGGCGCCGACAATAATGGCGCAGTCGAACAGGCCGTGGGCGAGCGGGTTCGCGCACTCTGTGCCCGCTTCCCAATCTACGAGAGCTAA
- the rpiB gene encoding ribose 5-phosphate isomerase B, whose amino-acid sequence MRIALAADHAGYLLKDELAEWLREAGHEVANLGTDGPESVDYPKFGELLANEVAAGRSERGIAICGSGVGISIAVNRNPACRCARVDEPLSAALSREHNDANVIAFGARLIGSDMAKDIVLAFLNTQFAGGRHQRRVDQLSHLLQDSD is encoded by the coding sequence ATGCGCATCGCCCTTGCCGCCGACCATGCCGGTTACCTTTTGAAAGACGAGCTCGCCGAATGGCTGCGGGAGGCCGGCCATGAGGTCGCCAACCTCGGCACCGACGGCCCCGAAAGCGTCGATTATCCTAAGTTCGGCGAATTGCTGGCCAATGAGGTTGCAGCCGGCCGCTCCGAGCGCGGAATCGCCATTTGCGGCTCGGGCGTCGGCATTTCGATCGCGGTCAACCGCAACCCGGCCTGCCGCTGCGCACGGGTCGACGAACCGCTGTCGGCGGCCCTGTCGCGCGAGCATAATGACGCCAACGTCATTGCCTTCGGCGCCCGGTTGATCGGCAGCGACATGGCCAAGGACATCGTCCTCGCCTTTCTGAACACGCAATTCGCCGGCGGGCGCCACCAGCGGCGCGTCGACCAGCTCTCCCACCTCCTCCAGGATAGCGACTGA
- a CDS encoding MBL fold metallo-hydrolase, producing MRSIASAAALMLAGAPVSAQTVDVAPFTAHEITPRIHLLSTPDDYYGPAIGNVVLIEQRDGFVLVDSGLNAGNGRAVVRYARSLSPKPIKAVMITHWHNDHPQGISSIRDAYPKVRIIATRQTEAGMLGPEAFDIGYAPGPKWDGAMNMLIAKNKEQLQKLLEAPDTAPDRKERIRKALVQFDAFAGDFSGSYIVPPTETFERQLLIDDPDMPVQILYLGRANTEGDAIAWLPKQKIVATGDIVVSPIPFGFGSYSGDWIETIGKIKALGFTTLIPGHGLPQSDTAYLDRLIAALTDLRTQIAPYAKAGMPVDEVKKKVDFSKSIDTFGTTQRSRANTQALFFDPMTGSVYRELRGEPIVQGEGSPEPDVPRDTPPKPSSKHHKS from the coding sequence ATGCGATCAATCGCTTCAGCCGCGGCACTCATGCTGGCCGGGGCACCGGTTTCGGCCCAGACGGTCGACGTGGCGCCGTTCACGGCCCATGAAATCACCCCCAGGATTCATTTGCTGAGCACGCCCGACGATTATTATGGACCGGCGATCGGCAACGTCGTGTTGATCGAGCAGCGCGACGGCTTCGTACTGGTCGACAGCGGGCTTAATGCCGGAAACGGGCGGGCGGTTGTCCGTTATGCCAGATCGCTGTCGCCCAAGCCGATCAAGGCGGTGATGATCACCCATTGGCACAACGATCATCCGCAGGGCATCTCGTCGATCCGCGACGCCTATCCCAAGGTCAGGATCATCGCGACGCGCCAGACCGAGGCAGGGATGCTGGGGCCGGAAGCCTTCGACATCGGCTATGCGCCCGGTCCCAAGTGGGACGGGGCGATGAACATGCTGATCGCCAAGAACAAGGAGCAGTTGCAAAAGCTGCTTGAGGCGCCCGACACAGCGCCGGACCGGAAGGAGCGGATCAGGAAGGCGCTGGTCCAGTTTGACGCATTCGCCGGCGATTTCAGCGGCAGCTATATCGTCCCGCCGACCGAGACGTTCGAACGGCAGCTGCTGATCGACGATCCGGACATGCCGGTCCAGATCCTCTATCTCGGCCGTGCCAACACAGAGGGCGACGCAATCGCCTGGCTGCCCAAGCAGAAGATCGTCGCGACCGGCGACATCGTCGTGTCGCCGATCCCGTTCGGTTTCGGCAGCTATTCGGGCGACTGGATCGAGACGATCGGCAAGATCAAGGCGTTGGGCTTCACGACACTGATCCCCGGGCACGGGCTGCCGCAGAGCGACACCGCCTACCTAGACCGGCTGATCGCCGCGCTGACCGACCTCCGCACCCAGATCGCACCTTACGCCAAGGCCGGCATGCCGGTCGACGAGGTCAAGAAGAAGGTCGACTTTTCCAAGTCGATCGACACGTTCGGAACGACCCAGCGTAGCCGCGCAAATACTCAGGCGCTGTTCTTCGACCCCATGACGGGAAGCGTTTATCGCGAGCTTAGAGGAGAGCCGATTGTGCAGGGCGAGGGCAGTCCCGAACCGGACGTGCCGCGCGATACGCCGCCCAAACCAAGCAGCAAGCATCACAAGAGCTGA
- a CDS encoding DUF5694 domain-containing protein produces the protein MVRRLAFGVALPTALAAPAMAAEPNAAAPIEVMVVGSYHFGNPGLDLNNVKADDVLKPQRQKELEELATALAQFHPTKIAVERIAKSPALIDHRFAELAPADLNTNRDERYQIAYRLARQLNMATVYAIDEQPDETEPVEPDYFPFDKVVAWAKANGKEAALDGLLEQGKAVTSQLEKWQAEGSIAHVLLNLNQPAQTERDQRWYYRVLEYGDTDKQPGAELNAYWYMRNAKIFGKLMTVAKPGDRILVVYGSGHNYWLRHFAATTPGYRNVDPSPYLRKAE, from the coding sequence ATGGTTCGCAGACTAGCTTTCGGCGTGGCGTTGCCGACCGCGCTTGCGGCGCCGGCGATGGCTGCCGAGCCTAATGCGGCGGCGCCGATCGAGGTTATGGTCGTCGGCAGCTACCACTTCGGCAATCCCGGCCTCGACCTCAACAACGTCAAGGCCGACGACGTGCTGAAGCCGCAACGGCAGAAGGAATTGGAGGAGCTGGCGACGGCATTGGCCCAGTTCCATCCGACCAAGATCGCGGTTGAACGGATCGCCAAGTCCCCGGCTTTGATTGACCACCGCTTTGCCGAATTGGCCCCCGCGGATCTGAACACCAATCGCGACGAACGTTATCAGATCGCATACCGGCTGGCGCGCCAACTCAACATGGCGACAGTCTATGCGATCGACGAGCAGCCCGATGAAACCGAGCCGGTCGAGCCGGACTATTTTCCTTTCGACAAGGTAGTTGCCTGGGCCAAGGCCAACGGCAAGGAGGCGGCGCTCGACGGCCTGCTGGAACAGGGCAAGGCGGTGACCTCGCAGTTGGAAAAATGGCAAGCGGAAGGGTCGATCGCCCACGTCCTGCTCAACCTTAACCAGCCGGCCCAAACCGAGCGGGACCAACGCTGGTATTATCGCGTGCTCGAATATGGCGACACCGACAAACAACCGGGGGCAGAGCTCAATGCCTATTGGTACATGCGCAACGCCAAGATTTTCGGCAAGCTGATGACGGTCGCGAAACCGGGCGACCGCATATTGGTCGTCTATGGTTCAGGTCATAATTACTGGCTACGACATTTCGCGGCGACCACGCCAGGCTATCGAAACGTCGACCCGAGCCCTTATCTCAGGAAGGCCGAGTAG
- a CDS encoding YdeI/OmpD-associated family protein, whose amino-acid sequence MADASPDFRHETPDDLQAALDRDPALHARWDGLTALARNEWICWMTSPKKQETRDDHFARLKEDILAGKRRPCCWPGCPHRSAKAQKWFKG is encoded by the coding sequence ATGGCCGACGCATCGCCTGATTTTCGTCACGAGACGCCCGACGACCTCCAGGCCGCGCTCGATCGCGATCCGGCCCTGCATGCCCGCTGGGACGGCTTGACCGCACTCGCCCGCAACGAGTGGATCTGCTGGATGACGTCGCCGAAGAAGCAGGAAACGCGCGACGACCATTTTGCCCGGTTGAAGGAAGACATATTGGCCGGCAAGCGACGCCCCTGCTGCTGGCCGGGTTGCCCGCACCGCAGCGCCAAGGCGCAAAAATGGTTCAAGGGCTAG